A window from Pseudobutyrivibrio ruminis HUN009 encodes these proteins:
- a CDS encoding transglycosylase domain-containing protein, with product MKANNKKIFRLIKLQIVLLLLLVSAVTYYYASGYAAQVSELKSEATSLVKKSTEDTFRQIETSEVYDANGNTISVLKGEKDVYYITYDQIPQNAVNALVSIEDKKFFEHNGIDYKGIARALYTMLKDKEITQGGSTITQQLARTIFLSNEKTWQRKVEEIYIASELEKKYSKEQILEFYLNNVYFANGYYGIEAAAKGYFSKDISELSLSEVCYLLAIPNSPTYYDPVVNPENTITRRNTILSSMLKDKVISEATYTSAVNENIVLTRPDSIKNNYVETYAYYCATRALMKANGFEFKTEFDSDEDEEAYNRAYDEAYNHWNTTLFTSGYRIYTSIDLTMQNELQTAIDSHLEDFTDVNEDGIYTVQSAGVCIDNETGMTKAIVGGRSQDVTGYTLNRAYQSFRQPGSSIKPLIVYTPAIEMGYTPDSKVMDVKQEGGPDNATGTYSGEITLRQAVAQSKNTVAWQLYSEVTPQKGIQYLKNMGFSHIEKDDYGMAACLGGLTVGVSPLEMAKGYATIQNDGYMREPDCILQITDSEGEVLYEAEEEQVQVYEENAARTMTDMLQSVVAEGTARGIDLGEMPAAGKTGTTNNNRDGWFVGYTRYYTTSIWVGSDQPKKIAGLTGSSYPAKIWEEYMNTIHEGLLPAEFKKPVEYIGTEEQQDEVETEEEGESEEEPYGVFDEENPGEEPQEPNTYRIITETYDGAEVPEGAIPDGATDIEITTTTEEVEDQVE from the coding sequence ATGAAGGCCAATAACAAGAAAATCTTTCGACTAATCAAACTTCAAATAGTACTGCTATTGCTGTTGGTTTCAGCTGTCACATATTACTATGCCAGCGGCTACGCAGCCCAGGTCTCTGAGTTAAAATCAGAGGCTACTTCTCTTGTAAAAAAATCCACGGAAGATACATTTAGACAGATAGAAACCAGTGAAGTATACGATGCAAATGGCAACACAATTTCTGTGCTGAAGGGAGAGAAAGATGTTTACTATATCACCTACGACCAGATTCCACAGAATGCAGTGAATGCCCTTGTTTCCATCGAGGATAAAAAGTTCTTCGAGCACAACGGTATTGATTATAAGGGAATCGCTAGAGCTCTTTACACAATGCTAAAGGATAAGGAAATCACCCAGGGTGGAAGTACCATCACCCAGCAGCTTGCCAGAACAATCTTCCTCAGCAATGAAAAGACTTGGCAGCGTAAGGTGGAAGAGATATATATCGCATCGGAGCTGGAAAAGAAGTATTCCAAGGAACAGATATTAGAGTTCTATTTAAATAATGTATATTTCGCCAACGGATATTATGGCATCGAGGCGGCAGCCAAGGGCTATTTCAGCAAAGACATATCAGAGCTGAGCCTATCGGAAGTGTGCTATCTACTTGCCATCCCGAACAGCCCAACCTACTACGACCCAGTGGTAAATCCAGAAAACACAATCACCAGACGAAATACTATATTGTCGTCCATGCTGAAGGATAAGGTGATTAGCGAAGCAACTTACACGTCGGCAGTGAACGAAAATATTGTGCTGACAAGGCCAGATAGCATAAAGAATAATTATGTTGAAACCTACGCCTATTACTGTGCAACAAGGGCATTGATGAAGGCGAATGGCTTCGAGTTCAAGACTGAGTTTGACTCGGATGAAGACGAGGAAGCCTACAACAGAGCATACGACGAAGCTTACAATCATTGGAACACCACATTGTTCACGTCAGGCTATCGAATTTACACATCCATAGATTTGACAATGCAAAATGAGCTTCAAACGGCCATAGATTCCCATTTGGAAGATTTCACAGATGTTAACGAAGATGGAATCTACACAGTACAATCCGCAGGAGTGTGCATCGACAACGAGACAGGCATGACAAAAGCAATTGTCGGTGGACGTAGCCAGGATGTGACAGGCTACACATTAAACAGAGCTTACCAAAGCTTTCGCCAGCCAGGCAGCTCAATCAAGCCGCTTATTGTATACACACCAGCCATCGAAATGGGCTACACTCCAGACAGCAAGGTGATGGATGTGAAGCAGGAGGGTGGCCCAGATAATGCCACAGGCACCTATTCTGGAGAAATCACATTGCGGCAGGCAGTGGCACAGTCCAAAAACACAGTTGCATGGCAGCTTTATTCAGAAGTGACACCACAAAAAGGTATTCAGTATCTAAAGAATATGGGATTTTCACACATAGAGAAGGACGACTATGGCATGGCAGCATGCCTCGGAGGCCTTACAGTTGGCGTCAGTCCACTTGAGATGGCTAAAGGATACGCAACCATCCAAAACGATGGTTACATGCGTGAGCCAGATTGCATTTTGCAAATCACCGATTCTGAGGGAGAGGTCCTTTACGAAGCCGAAGAAGAACAGGTGCAAGTTTACGAAGAAAATGCTGCCAGAACCATGACAGATATGCTACAATCGGTAGTGGCCGAGGGCACTGCAAGAGGTATTGACCTTGGCGAAATGCCAGCAGCAGGAAAAACTGGTACAACAAATAATAACCGTGATGGCTGGTTTGTTGGGTACACCAGATATTACACCACAAGCATATGGGTTGGTTCAGATCAGCCTAAGAAAATAGCGGGCTTGACGGGTTCATCTTACCCAGCTAAAATCTGGGAAGAATACATGAACACTATTCACGAAGGATTACTTCCTGCGGAATTCAAAAAGCCAGTTGAATACATCGGCACAGAAGAGCAGCAGGATGAAGTGGAAACTGAGGAAGAGGGCGAATCAGAAGAGGAGCCATATGGCGTCTTTGACGAGGAAAATCCTGGGGAAGAGCCTCAGGAGCCTAATACATATAGGATTATTACTGAAACTTATGATGGAGCAGAAGTTCCAGAGGGCGCAATACCAGATGGCGCCACAGATATAGAGATAACAACCACCACTGAAGAAGTGGAGGATCAGGTTGAATAG
- a CDS encoding aldose epimerase family protein — protein MEKEKIGVTKNGEDMIAYTLINKNGMQAKIMNFGCNLLELWVPDKEGILTDVVLGYDNIEDYFENSPGFGCCICPNGNRIGDSKFTLNGVEYKLDANDGKNNLHSGFHPMHKRIWNVESVDDSHITFTCHKADGECGFPGEMDITITYTLGDDNSLKLEYSGVSDFDTIFNPTNHSYFNLNGHDSGSVMDHIVWIDADRYTHTDSESIPHGECREVKGTPMDFTTPKALKQDTDADYDQLNWAGGFDHNYCLNNPSLTKPSCTLEDPASGRKMEVYTDLPGIQLYAGNYLDDSHIGKGDCPYGKRFGVCFESQYFPNAINVPTFEQPIAKAGQKAHSTTIYKFI, from the coding sequence GTGGAAAAAGAAAAAATTGGCGTTACTAAAAACGGCGAAGATATGATTGCATATACTCTTATTAATAAGAATGGTATGCAGGCAAAAATCATGAATTTTGGTTGTAACCTTTTAGAGCTTTGGGTTCCAGATAAGGAAGGAATTCTTACAGATGTAGTTTTAGGATATGACAATATTGAGGATTATTTTGAGAATTCACCTGGATTTGGATGTTGCATCTGCCCTAATGGCAACCGTATCGGCGATTCAAAATTTACTTTAAATGGTGTTGAGTACAAGCTCGATGCCAACGATGGCAAGAACAATCTTCATTCAGGCTTCCATCCAATGCACAAGCGTATTTGGAATGTAGAGTCTGTTGATGACAGCCATATCACATTCACTTGCCACAAGGCTGATGGTGAGTGCGGATTCCCTGGAGAAATGGATATCACTATCACATATACTCTTGGCGATGACAACTCATTAAAGCTTGAATATTCTGGGGTTTCAGATTTTGATACAATCTTCAACCCAACTAACCACAGCTATTTCAATTTGAACGGACATGACTCAGGTTCTGTTATGGATCACATCGTTTGGATTGATGCTGACAGATATACTCACACTGATTCAGAGTCTATTCCTCACGGAGAATGCCGAGAAGTAAAGGGAACTCCAATGGATTTCACTACCCCTAAGGCTCTCAAGCAGGATACAGATGCTGACTACGATCAGCTCAACTGGGCAGGCGGTTTCGACCACAATTACTGCCTCAATAATCCATCTCTTACCAAGCCAAGTTGCACACTTGAAGATCCTGCAAGCGGAAGAAAGATGGAAGTTTACACTGATTTACCTGGCATACAGCTTTACGCTGGTAACTACCTTGATGACAGCCACATCGGCAAGGGAGATTGCCCTTATGGCAAGCGCTTCGGAGTATGCTTCGAGTCTCAGTACTTCCCAAATGCAATAAACGTACCTACATTTGAGCAGCCAATCGCCAAAGCAGGCCAGAAGGCTCACTCAACTACAATTTATAAATTTATCTAG
- a CDS encoding diaminopimelate dehydrogenase, with translation MIKVGILGYGNLGRGVEAAVTLSEDMELVAIYTRRDPSTVTVKSNAPVKSTADLDTGKEDIDVLVICGGSATDLPEMTPKYAKLYNVIDSFDTHARIPEHFANVDKASKEAGKLGLISCGWDPGMFSLNRLYATSILPKGQAYTFWGKGVSQGHSDAIRRIEGVVDARQYTVPVPEALERVRSGENPELTTREKHTRECFVVVEEGADKARIEKEIKEMPNYFSDYDTTVNFISEEELKKNHSGLPHGGSVIYTGETGFDGNKHVIEYSLNLDSNPEFTGAVLTAYARAISRMNKEGATGAKTVFDIAPAYLSPISAEELRAHFL, from the coding sequence ATGATTAAAGTTGGTATTTTAGGATACGGAAATCTTGGACGTGGTGTAGAAGCTGCTGTTACTCTTAGCGAAGACATGGAGCTTGTAGCTATTTATACTAGAAGAGATCCAAGTACAGTTACAGTAAAGTCTAACGCACCTGTTAAATCTACTGCAGATTTGGATACAGGAAAAGAAGATATAGATGTACTTGTTATTTGCGGAGGTAGTGCTACAGATTTACCAGAAATGACACCAAAGTACGCAAAGCTCTACAATGTAATTGATTCATTTGATACACATGCAAGAATTCCAGAGCATTTTGCAAATGTAGATAAGGCTTCAAAGGAAGCTGGAAAGCTTGGTCTTATTTCATGCGGATGGGATCCAGGAATGTTCTCATTGAATCGTCTTTATGCAACATCAATCCTTCCAAAGGGACAGGCTTACACATTCTGGGGCAAGGGCGTTAGCCAGGGACATTCAGATGCAATTCGACGTATCGAGGGTGTTGTTGATGCTAGACAGTACACAGTACCAGTTCCAGAGGCTCTTGAAAGAGTTAGAAGTGGCGAGAATCCAGAGCTTACAACTAGAGAAAAGCACACAAGAGAATGCTTCGTAGTTGTTGAAGAGGGTGCTGATAAGGCTCGTATCGAGAAGGAAATCAAAGAAATGCCTAACTACTTCTCAGATTATGACACAACAGTAAACTTTATCTCAGAGGAAGAGTTAAAGAAGAACCACAGTGGTTTGCCACACGGCGGAAGCGTTATCTACACAGGCGAGACAGGATTTGATGGCAACAAGCACGTCATCGAATACAGCTTAAATCTCGATTCAAATCCTGAGTTTACAGGTGCAGTACTTACAGCATACGCAAGAGCAATTTCTCGCATGAACAAGGAAGGCGCTACAGGTGCTAAGACAGTCTTCGACATCGCACCAGCTTACCTTTCACCAATTTCTGCAGAAGAGCTTCGCGCTCACTTCCTCTAG
- a CDS encoding galactokinase, protein MNEQELKVIFEEKFGQGGDIRTYFAPGRVNLIGEHTDYNGGHVFPCALTIGTYAVARKREDRAIKLYSANIEQVGVIESSLDDLTNKDAYHWANYPLGVVWAMIEKGSEIKSGFEMCVWGNIPNGSGLSSSASLEVLTGTVITDLFGIDKTMTELALIGQYSENNFNGCNCGIMDQFAVAMGKKDHAIFLDCADLSYKYASVKLDGAKIVITNSKVKHSLVDSAYNDRRNESAQALADLQTVCGISTLGDLTDEEFEKYGSAIKDEVNYRRAKHAVAENQRTIKAVEALNKNDIETFGKLMNASHVSLRDDYEVSCEEVDFLVETEWSVPGVIGARITGGGFGGCTVAIVKDEAVENFKETVGKAYKEKYDLDAEFYVVDIGDGARRLS, encoded by the coding sequence ATGAACGAGCAGGAGTTAAAAGTAATTTTTGAGGAAAAGTTCGGCCAGGGTGGCGATATTCGCACATACTTTGCACCAGGCCGTGTAAATCTTATAGGAGAGCACACTGATTACAACGGTGGCCACGTATTCCCATGTGCCCTAACAATCGGCACATATGCAGTTGCAAGAAAGCGTGAAGATAGAGCTATCAAGCTTTACTCAGCAAACATCGAGCAGGTAGGAGTTATCGAAAGCTCACTTGATGACCTTACAAATAAGGATGCATATCATTGGGCAAACTATCCACTTGGCGTAGTTTGGGCTATGATTGAGAAGGGTTCGGAAATTAAATCAGGATTTGAAATGTGTGTTTGGGGTAATATTCCCAATGGTTCCGGCCTTTCATCATCAGCATCACTTGAGGTCCTTACAGGCACAGTAATCACTGATTTATTCGGTATCGACAAGACAATGACAGAGTTAGCCCTCATTGGACAGTACTCTGAGAACAATTTCAATGGATGCAATTGCGGTATAATGGACCAATTTGCGGTTGCAATGGGTAAAAAAGACCACGCCATTTTCCTTGACTGTGCAGATTTATCCTATAAATATGCCAGCGTAAAATTGGACGGAGCAAAGATTGTAATCACAAATTCAAAGGTTAAGCACTCACTTGTAGATAGCGCATACAACGACAGACGTAACGAAAGCGCTCAGGCTCTTGCTGATCTTCAGACAGTATGTGGCATCAGCACACTTGGAGATCTTACAGACGAAGAATTCGAAAAGTACGGCTCAGCAATCAAGGACGAAGTAAACTATCGTCGTGCAAAGCATGCCGTAGCAGAGAATCAGCGTACAATAAAGGCTGTAGAAGCTCTTAACAAAAACGACATCGAAACATTTGGTAAGCTTATGAATGCCAGCCACGTATCACTTCGCGATGATTACGAAGTATCATGCGAGGAGGTTGATTTCCTTGTAGAGACAGAATGGAGCGTTCCAGGCGTAATCGGCGCTCGCATCACAGGAGGCGGATTCGGAGGCTGCACAGTTGCTATCGTAAAGGACGAGGCTGTTGAAAACTTCAAGGAGACAGTAGGTAAGGCATACAAAGAAAAGTATGACTTAGATGCTGAGTTCTACGTAGTAGACATCGGTGATGGAGCTAGAAGATTAAGCTAA
- a CDS encoding DUF6106 family protein — MFESNDTFVEEAVKVIETAQDKTKKTCAAVATFCLLIGTVGYSRGILTLIMAILLIIMGIFTIILYSNKNIEYEYDYTNGSLEIAKIINNEKRKKVVTIESSEIKMVAAVGTNESLKFDHVQLKTYDCSAHDEEVKDYILVAHSEAKGNDFKVIFNPSDKLLTAMEKYNKRDIYR, encoded by the coding sequence ATGTTTGAATCAAACGACACATTCGTAGAAGAGGCAGTAAAGGTTATAGAAACAGCCCAGGACAAAACAAAAAAAACATGTGCTGCTGTAGCAACATTCTGCTTGTTGATTGGTACTGTTGGCTATTCAAGAGGGATTTTAACACTTATTATGGCGATTTTGCTCATTATTATGGGTATATTTACGATAATCTTATATTCGAACAAAAATATCGAGTATGAATATGACTACACAAACGGTAGCCTTGAAATTGCTAAAATCATTAACAATGAGAAGAGAAAAAAGGTTGTTACTATCGAGTCTAGCGAGATAAAGATGGTTGCAGCTGTTGGAACAAACGAATCTCTTAAGTTTGACCATGTTCAGCTTAAGACATATGATTGTTCAGCACACGATGAAGAAGTAAAAGATTACATCTTAGTGGCTCATAGCGAGGCAAAAGGCAACGATTTTAAAGTAATATTCAATCCTTCAGACAAATTGCTTACAGCAATGGAGAAATACAATAAGAGAGACATTTATCGTTAG
- a CDS encoding glycoside hydrolase family 2 TIM barrel-domain containing protein, whose product MNEFNYEIVKDPRVFQQNRLDAHSDHEFYDSEAYAYGEKSNFKYSLNGTWKFEFAKNYECCDKNFYEDGRDCKGWDDIKVPAHIQLEGYDKIMYVNTQYPWDGHEAVEPGEIPTEENPVGNYVKYFTVPEFMKKGPVYISFQGVESGFALWLNGQYVGYSEDSFTPSEFDLTPFIREGENKLAVQVFKWTAGSWCEDQDFFRFSGIFREVYLYTVPETHIRDIRIQTLLDDDYKDATLVIDMDVVGEGLVQMTLSDDDADVLNKMAVENGKNHMEIHVREPKLWSAEHPYLFDLQLNVFGPTGRLSEVVKEKVGFRKFEMKDHMMHINGKRIVFKGVNRHEFSSSTGRALSEEDILKDIITIKQNNINAIRTSHYPNQTFFYRLCDIFGLYVIDETNLETHGTWQTPIQILKMRDDSYAVPGDRPEYTDNVIDRAHNMFERDKNHPCVLIWSLGNESYGGTNLRKMQDKFHEWDNTRLVHYEGVFNDRRVDLSDVESTMYVYVKDIKKWLSEHREKPYINCEYMHAMGNSCGAMSKYTEYAYEEPLFQGGFIWDYIDQAITKRDVNGVEFEGYGGDFDDRPNDGSFSGDGICYSKDREPSPKMQEVKFDYSNIKITFEDGKAIIENRNLFTNTNEYTAILTVEKLGDLIAEEELVIDCPPLETTEYALELDLPRDDEYVVTLSFVLTEDTMWAKAGHEVAYGQTTVGRFTFERGPKQQLKVTQGFHNLGVKGDDFEVLFVGQKGLSSYKYHGKELLKRIVMPNFWRPMTENDLANQLPFRASQWKLASKYISTSVMDQGINEFPQVDATDERVKVTYTYHLATKPAGTCQVEYVVYADGLVECTLKLPASAEIGELPELSMTFALDSQLENLEWYGKGPEETYNDRDHGKLGVFRNKVADNMAKYLVPQECGNHQDTRYAKLTDNRGDGVLFLTKNNGFSALPYTVHEIDEAMHPTELPPVHFTHVRIGKQMGVAGDDTWGAKTHPEFMLDNAKDMEICFSFRGI is encoded by the coding sequence ATGAACGAATTCAATTATGAAATTGTAAAAGACCCAAGAGTTTTTCAACAAAATAGATTAGATGCTCACTCAGACCACGAATTTTATGACAGCGAAGCTTATGCATACGGTGAAAAATCTAATTTCAAGTACTCTTTAAATGGCACTTGGAAATTCGAATTTGCCAAGAATTATGAGTGTTGCGACAAGAACTTCTATGAGGACGGCAGAGATTGCAAGGGATGGGACGATATTAAAGTCCCAGCCCATATCCAACTGGAAGGCTACGATAAAATCATGTACGTGAACACTCAGTATCCATGGGATGGTCACGAGGCCGTAGAGCCTGGCGAAATACCAACGGAGGAGAATCCAGTTGGTAATTACGTCAAGTATTTTACAGTTCCAGAATTCATGAAAAAAGGTCCAGTTTACATCTCATTTCAGGGTGTAGAAAGTGGATTTGCTCTCTGGCTTAACGGCCAGTATGTTGGTTATAGCGAAGATTCCTTTACTCCAAGCGAGTTCGATTTGACACCTTTCATCAGAGAGGGAGAGAACAAGCTGGCAGTTCAGGTGTTCAAATGGACAGCTGGCAGCTGGTGCGAGGACCAGGATTTCTTCAGATTTTCAGGCATTTTCAGAGAGGTTTATCTGTATACAGTTCCGGAGACACACATTCGCGACATCCGTATCCAAACCCTTCTAGATGATGATTATAAAGATGCTACTCTTGTAATTGATATGGATGTTGTTGGAGAGGGACTTGTTCAGATGACTCTTTCTGATGATGATGCAGATGTGCTGAACAAAATGGCAGTAGAAAATGGCAAGAATCACATGGAAATTCACGTGAGGGAGCCAAAGCTGTGGAGTGCAGAACATCCTTATCTTTTCGATTTACAGCTGAATGTATTCGGCCCAACAGGCAGACTTTCAGAGGTAGTAAAGGAAAAGGTTGGCTTTAGAAAATTCGAGATGAAGGACCATATGATGCACATCAATGGAAAGCGCATCGTATTCAAGGGTGTTAACCGACACGAATTTTCATCGTCAACAGGACGTGCACTATCAGAGGAAGATATCCTAAAGGACATCATCACAATTAAGCAAAACAACATCAATGCAATCCGTACAAGTCATTATCCAAACCAGACATTCTTCTACAGATTGTGCGATATCTTTGGATTGTACGTTATTGATGAAACGAACTTAGAGACACACGGAACATGGCAGACACCTATCCAAATCCTGAAGATGAGGGATGATAGCTACGCTGTTCCGGGAGATAGACCAGAATACACAGACAACGTTATAGACCGCGCTCACAACATGTTTGAGCGTGATAAGAACCATCCATGTGTCCTGATTTGGTCACTTGGAAACGAAAGCTACGGCGGAACAAACCTTAGAAAGATGCAGGACAAGTTCCATGAATGGGACAATACACGTCTTGTACATTACGAGGGTGTTTTCAATGATAGAAGAGTAGATTTATCAGATGTTGAATCTACAATGTATGTCTATGTAAAAGATATTAAGAAATGGCTTTCAGAGCATAGAGAGAAGCCTTACATCAACTGCGAGTACATGCATGCCATGGGAAATAGCTGTGGCGCCATGAGCAAGTACACAGAGTACGCCTACGAGGAGCCACTGTTCCAGGGCGGATTTATCTGGGATTACATCGACCAGGCTATCACCAAGAGAGATGTAAATGGTGTTGAATTTGAAGGCTACGGCGGAGATTTCGACGATAGACCAAACGATGGCAGCTTCTCAGGGGACGGCATCTGCTACAGCAAGGACAGAGAGCCTAGCCCAAAGATGCAGGAGGTTAAATTCGATTATTCGAATATAAAGATAACCTTTGAAGACGGCAAAGCCATCATTGAAAACAGAAATCTGTTTACAAACACAAACGAGTACACAGCCATTCTTACAGTAGAAAAGCTTGGCGATTTAATTGCCGAGGAGGAGCTAGTAATCGATTGCCCTCCACTTGAGACTACAGAATATGCGCTAGAGCTTGATTTACCAAGGGATGACGAGTATGTAGTAACACTTTCATTTGTCCTTACAGAAGATACAATGTGGGCAAAGGCAGGCCACGAAGTGGCATATGGCCAGACAACAGTTGGCCGATTCACCTTCGAAAGAGGACCAAAGCAGCAGCTTAAGGTTACTCAGGGATTCCATAACCTGGGCGTAAAGGGAGACGATTTTGAGGTGCTATTCGTAGGACAGAAGGGCCTTAGCTCATACAAATATCATGGCAAGGAGCTGTTAAAGCGCATAGTGATGCCAAACTTCTGGCGTCCAATGACAGAAAACGATTTGGCGAACCAACTGCCATTTAGAGCGTCACAGTGGAAATTAGCAAGCAAATACATATCAACATCAGTTATGGATCAGGGAATCAACGAGTTCCCACAGGTGGATGCCACAGATGAGCGAGTGAAAGTAACTTATACATATCATTTGGCGACAAAGCCTGCAGGAACATGTCAGGTTGAGTATGTGGTATATGCAGATGGACTTGTTGAGTGCACCTTGAAGCTTCCTGCATCAGCGGAAATAGGCGAGCTTCCAGAGCTTTCAATGACATTTGCACTTGATAGCCAGCTTGAAAACCTGGAATGGTACGGCAAAGGTCCGGAGGAGACATACAACGACCGTGACCATGGCAAGCTGGGAGTATTTAGAAATAAGGTAGCTGATAACATGGCTAAATACTTAGTGCCACAGGAATGCGGTAATCATCAGGATACAAGGTATGCAAAGCTGACAGATAATCGCGGTGACGGAGTCCTCTTCCTTACAAAGAATAATGGATTCTCGGCCCTTCCTTACACGGTGCACGAAATCGACGAAGCAATGCATCCAACAGAGCTTCCACCAGTTCATTTCACACATGTGAGAATAGGCAAGCAAATGGGTGTTGCTGGAGATGATACCTGGGGCGCAAAAACACATCCAGAATTCATGCTAGATAATGCTAAAGACATGGAGATTTGCTTTAGTTTCAGGGGTATATAA
- a CDS encoding carbohydrate ABC transporter permease, with protein MIQRRLIPTYIFLIICSLISVFPLYWMIAAATNESLAVARGSIAFGNQLAVNFEHLQTAVQGTLWSSMGNSFFYSIVQTIFTLFVCSIAGYGFELYHDKGKDRLFGILLLAMMVPAVATMVPLYGLISKAKLLNSVWAFILPGISTPFMIMMFRQNSRNFPPDIMEAARIDGLPEWKIFFKMYVPIQKSIYAAAAVITFMNAWNAYMWPKVVMSDNRAQTMPMFIANISSGYTVDYGMTMLGVLFCSVPTMFVFFVLQKQFAEGITGSVK; from the coding sequence ATGATACAGCGTAGGCTCATACCTACTTACATCTTTTTGATAATCTGCTCGCTAATATCAGTTTTCCCATTGTATTGGATGATTGCAGCAGCAACAAATGAATCACTTGCAGTAGCTAGAGGTTCAATTGCATTTGGTAATCAGCTTGCTGTAAACTTTGAGCATTTACAAACAGCTGTACAGGGCACACTTTGGAGCAGTATGGGCAACTCATTCTTCTACTCAATTGTGCAGACTATATTTACACTTTTTGTATGTTCAATCGCAGGTTATGGCTTCGAGCTTTATCACGACAAGGGAAAGGATAGACTTTTCGGAATCCTTCTTCTTGCTATGATGGTTCCTGCAGTTGCAACAATGGTTCCTTTGTACGGACTTATTTCAAAAGCAAAATTACTTAATAGTGTTTGGGCGTTCATCCTTCCAGGAATCTCAACACCATTTATGATTATGATGTTCAGACAGAATTCTCGTAATTTCCCACCTGACATCATGGAAGCAGCCAGAATTGATGGACTTCCTGAATGGAAAATCTTCTTCAAGATGTATGTTCCAATTCAGAAATCAATCTATGCAGCAGCTGCTGTTATCACATTTATGAATGCATGGAACGCATATATGTGGCCAAAGGTAGTAATGAGCGACAACCGTGCTCAGACAATGCCAATGTTCATAGCAAACATTTCAAGTGGTTACACCGTAGATTACGGTATGACAATGCTTGGCGTATTATTCTGCTCAGTGCCTACAATGTTCGTATTCTTCGTACTTCAGAAGCAGTTTGCAGAAGGAATTACAGGATCGGTAAAATAA
- a CDS encoding carbohydrate ABC transporter permease: MTLANKQLAAGWIFLTPATILIFIMSFYPIIKAFITSLKTGKGVNIAFADPLTYNYTRMLQDSIFMTSMKNTFFYLIIQVPIMLVLAILLAQLLNNKDLKFKGLFRTCIFLPCATSLVSYSLIFKSMFATQGLINSVLMKIGIISENINWLGTPATAKAVIIIALIWRWTGYNMVFYLAGLQNIEYSVYEAAKIDGASGWKTFWYITVPLLKPTIVMTAIMSINGTLQLFDESMNLTSGGPANSTITMSHYIYNQAFGQGVGQLGYTSAMSFIVFILVGILAFISLKVGDSRD; encoded by the coding sequence ATGACGCTTGCTAATAAGCAATTAGCAGCCGGCTGGATTTTTCTTACACCAGCAACAATACTCATTTTCATAATGAGTTTTTATCCAATTATTAAGGCTTTTATAACATCATTAAAAACAGGTAAGGGCGTAAATATCGCATTTGCAGACCCACTTACTTACAATTACACTCGAATGCTACAGGATAGTATTTTCATGACATCCATGAAAAATACATTCTTTTATTTAATAATACAGGTTCCTATCATGTTGGTGCTTGCCATCCTATTGGCTCAGCTTCTTAACAACAAGGACTTAAAGTTCAAGGGACTTTTCAGAACATGTATCTTTTTACCATGTGCTACATCACTGGTTTCATACTCTTTGATTTTCAAGTCAATGTTTGCAACACAGGGTCTTATCAATTCAGTTCTTATGAAGATTGGTATCATCAGCGAGAACATCAACTGGCTTGGAACTCCAGCAACAGCAAAGGCCGTAATCATCATTGCTTTGATTTGGAGATGGACAGGATACAACATGGTATTCTACCTTGCAGGACTTCAGAACATTGAATACTCAGTATATGAAGCAGCAAAAATCGATGGTGCAAGTGGTTGGAAGACATTCTGGTACATTACAGTACCACTTCTTAAGCCAACAATCGTTATGACAGCAATCATGTCAATCAACGGTACATTACAGCTCTTCGACGAGTCAATGAACTTGACTAGTGGTGGACCTGCAAACTCAACAATCACAATGTCACACTACATTTACAACCAGGCATTTGGTCAAGGTGTTGGTCAGTTAGGATACACATCTGCAATGTCATTTATCGTATTCATTTTGGTTGGTATTCTAGCGTTTATTAGTTTGAAAGTAGGTGATTCACGTGACTAA